From Salipiger profundus, a single genomic window includes:
- a CDS encoding trypsin-like serine peptidase: MRILLFLITLGFATGAAADGGLFSMQSREDGRNWEAVGRLELAGKAFCTGALIAPDLVLTAAHCLYDPTTGAEIPVEDIQFLAGWRNGRAAAYRRVRRAKTHPDYAFDDPARADRVRNDIALIKLQLPIRNTTITPFATGPHPPRGAEVSVVSYAYDRSEAPSLQGMCSVLDRQTRMLVLSCRVDFGSSGSPVFSFAGGEPRIVSVISAKAEAEGREVSLGTELDETLTLLRAELETNAVRNTLDAGTRRETGAKFIRP; encoded by the coding sequence TTGCGCATTTTGCTTTTCCTGATCACGCTCGGTTTCGCGACGGGTGCCGCCGCCGACGGCGGGCTGTTTTCCATGCAGAGCCGCGAGGACGGCCGCAACTGGGAGGCGGTCGGCCGTCTCGAGCTGGCCGGCAAGGCGTTCTGCACCGGGGCGCTGATCGCGCCCGACCTGGTGCTCACGGCGGCCCATTGCCTCTACGACCCGACCACCGGCGCCGAGATCCCGGTCGAGGACATCCAGTTCCTCGCCGGCTGGCGCAACGGCCGCGCCGCCGCTTATCGCCGGGTGCGCCGTGCGAAGACGCATCCCGACTACGCCTTCGACGACCCGGCCAGGGCGGACCGGGTGCGCAACGACATCGCGCTCATCAAGCTGCAGCTGCCGATCCGCAACACGACGATCACCCCCTTCGCCACGGGCCCGCACCCGCCGCGCGGCGCCGAGGTCAGCGTGGTCTCCTACGCCTACGACCGGTCCGAGGCGCCCTCGCTGCAGGGCATGTGCAGCGTGCTCGACCGGCAGACGCGGATGCTGGTGCTGTCGTGCCGGGTGGATTTCGGCAGCTCCGGGTCGCCGGTCTTCTCGTTTGCCGGGGGTGAGCCGCGCATCGTGTCGGTGATCTCGGCCAAGGCCGAGGCCGAGGGCCGGGAAGTCTCGCTCGGGACCGAGCTCGACGAGACGCTCACGCTGCTGCGCGCCGAGCTCGAGACGAACGCGGTGCGCAACACGCTGGACGCCGGAACACGGCGGGAGACGGGGGCGAAATTCATACGCCCCTGA
- the speB gene encoding agmatinase, with amino-acid sequence MTTDPFFHPVSGFDLPRYAGLPTFMRLPLVEPGHDRFAEVDIGLVGVPWDSGTTNRPGPRHGPRQLRDASTMIRAEHGVTGLRPFETAACADLGDVGPNPADILDSMERITEFYGRMKRNGIRPLTAGGDHLTSLPVLRAVARETALGMVHFDSHTDLFHSYFGGSMYTHGTPFRRAVEEGLLDPKRVVQIGIRGSMYDREDRDFAAANGIRIIPVEEFHARGVADVMAEARDIVGSEPCYVSYDIDFVDPTFAPGTGTPEVGGPNSYQALQVVRELEGLQIAGADLVEVSPPFDASGGTAFLGVTIMFELLCAMIGAQKAAG; translated from the coding sequence ATGACGACCGACCCCTTCTTCCATCCCGTTTCCGGTTTCGACCTGCCGCGCTATGCCGGCCTGCCGACCTTCATGCGCCTGCCGCTGGTCGAGCCCGGGCACGACCGCTTCGCCGAGGTCGACATCGGGCTTGTCGGTGTGCCGTGGGACAGCGGCACGACCAACCGTCCCGGCCCGCGCCACGGGCCCCGGCAGCTTCGCGACGCCTCGACGATGATCCGAGCCGAACACGGGGTGACCGGCCTGCGCCCCTTCGAGACCGCCGCCTGCGCCGATCTCGGCGACGTCGGGCCGAACCCGGCCGACATCCTCGACAGCATGGAGCGCATCACCGAGTTCTACGGCCGCATGAAGCGCAACGGCATCCGCCCGCTGACCGCCGGCGGCGACCACCTGACCTCGCTTCCGGTGCTGCGCGCCGTGGCCCGCGAGACGGCGCTCGGCATGGTGCATTTCGACAGCCACACCGACCTGTTCCACTCGTATTTCGGCGGCTCGATGTATACCCATGGCACGCCGTTCCGCCGCGCCGTGGAAGAGGGGCTGCTCGATCCGAAACGGGTGGTGCAGATCGGCATTCGCGGCAGCATGTACGACCGTGAAGACCGCGATTTCGCCGCTGCCAACGGCATCCGCATCATCCCGGTCGAGGAATTCCACGCCCGTGGTGTCGCAGACGTCATGGCCGAGGCCCGCGACATCGTCGGCTCCGAGCCCTGCTACGTGAGCTACGACATCGACTTCGTCGATCCGACCTTCGCGCCCGGCACCGGCACCCCCGAGGTGGGCGGCCCCAACAGCTACCAGGCGTTGCAGGTGGTGCGCGAACTCGAGGGGCTCCAGATCGCCGGGGCGGACCTCGTCGAGGTCTCGCCGCCCTTCGATGCGAGCGGCGGCACGGCGTTCCTTGGCGTGACGATCATGTTCGAGCTGCTCTGCGCGATGATCGGCGCACAGAAGGCCGCCGGCTGA
- a CDS encoding DUF6478 family protein — MAGIGEGWMGRALAAATLHRWSEAADKAETADLPLLRRQRSAARRLKQRLDRLIHVADGRLALPVIGNQAFPRPHDADWAWRPDLWSGPLATPGLSSVQPKSMLGERATLFHDCPHSEITLRQLRNTREADLAPFGLRLEVFRFDGAYLSLALDLPDEASQGLRRKHLIRLDAIVEMERPLEIFARLNIRHGPNTEQIVRELPLKAEESRVEFDLAYTRLNEKRIEHMWVDLIFEGPEMNQVILRDLTFSRRPRAEL; from the coding sequence ATGGCAGGCATCGGCGAGGGATGGATGGGCCGCGCGCTCGCGGCGGCGACGCTGCACCGCTGGAGCGAGGCCGCGGACAAGGCAGAGACCGCCGACCTGCCCCTGCTGCGCCGTCAGCGCTCGGCCGCCCGCCGCCTGAAGCAGCGGCTCGACAGGCTCATCCATGTCGCCGACGGGCGGCTCGCGCTTCCGGTGATCGGCAACCAGGCCTTTCCCCGGCCCCATGATGCCGACTGGGCCTGGCGCCCCGACCTTTGGTCCGGCCCGCTGGCGACGCCCGGCCTCTCGTCGGTGCAGCCGAAATCCATGCTGGGCGAGCGCGCCACCCTGTTCCATGACTGCCCCCATTCCGAGATCACCCTGCGCCAGCTCCGCAACACGCGCGAGGCCGACCTCGCACCCTTCGGACTGCGGCTCGAGGTCTTCAGGTTCGACGGCGCGTATCTTTCGCTCGCGCTCGACCTGCCCGATGAGGCGAGCCAGGGGCTCAGGCGCAAGCACCTGATCCGCCTCGACGCCATCGTCGAGATGGAGAGGCCGCTCGAGATCTTCGCCCGCCTCAACATCCGTCACGGCCCCAACACCGAGCAGATCGTCCGCGAGCTGCCGCTGAAGGCGGAAGAGAGCCGGGTCGAGTTCGACCTTGCCTACACGCGGCTCAACGAGAAGCGGATCGAACACATGTGGGTCGACCTGATCTTCGAGGGGCCGGAGATGAACCAGGTGATCCTGCGGGATCTGACCTTCAGCCGCCGCCCCCGGGCCGAGCTTTGA
- a CDS encoding DUF599 domain-containing protein, producing MDWFDRLSHFGALDGAAVAILVLTWFASSLIIEHPPASRPSVTRLMQQYRREWMQHFVTREPRIFDSQIVGSLRQSTAFFASATMIAIGGIFALLGNTEQLRGVAGDLTDGVPPLVVWEMKLLLPLLFAANAFLKFVWSNRLFGYCSVMMGAVPNDNSALAYGRAAKAAEINIFAARSYNRGLRSVYFGIASAAWLLGDASLIVAALVALTVILRREFASQSRAILLEVEPKG from the coding sequence ATGGACTGGTTCGACCGCCTGTCGCATTTCGGCGCGCTCGACGGGGCGGCGGTGGCGATCCTCGTGCTGACCTGGTTCGCAAGCTCGCTCATCATCGAGCACCCGCCGGCCAGCCGCCCCTCGGTCACGCGGCTGATGCAGCAATACCGGCGCGAATGGATGCAGCATTTCGTCACCCGGGAGCCGCGCATCTTCGACAGCCAGATCGTCGGCTCGCTGCGGCAGAGCACCGCCTTCTTCGCCTCGGCCACGATGATCGCCATCGGCGGAATCTTCGCGCTGCTGGGAAACACCGAGCAGCTGCGCGGGGTGGCAGGCGACCTCACCGACGGGGTGCCGCCGCTGGTGGTCTGGGAGATGAAGCTGCTGCTGCCGCTCCTGTTCGCCGCCAACGCCTTTCTCAAGTTCGTCTGGTCGAACCGGCTGTTCGGCTACTGTTCGGTGATGATGGGCGCGGTGCCGAACGATAACAGCGCCCTTGCCTACGGACGCGCGGCGAAGGCGGCCGAGATCAACATATTCGCCGCCCGCAGCTACAACCGCGGCCTGCGCTCGGTCTATTTCGGCATCGCCTCGGCGGCCTGGCTGCTGGGGGATGCATCGCTGATCGTCGCGGCGCTGGTGGCGCTGACGGTCATCCTGCGCCGTGAATTTGCCTCGCAGTCCCGCGCAATCCTGCTCGAGGTGGAACCGAAGGGCTGA
- a CDS encoding CopD family protein, with protein sequence MDWVKIIHILCVMGWMTSIFAVPRALIYWKREYAALDAFGPLGDLTIRLYRFSAGLAVIAVATGLWLGNFWQWAPWVHLKIALVALLAVHYVWTGRLVMRAKRGTFRESDLFLRIFNEISVVGVIAVLWVVVVKPF encoded by the coding sequence ATGGACTGGGTCAAGATCATTCACATTCTCTGCGTCATGGGCTGGATGACCTCCATCTTTGCCGTGCCGCGCGCGCTCATCTACTGGAAGCGCGAGTATGCGGCGCTCGACGCCTTCGGCCCGCTTGGCGATCTCACGATCCGGCTCTACCGGTTCTCGGCGGGGCTCGCGGTGATCGCGGTGGCGACCGGGCTCTGGCTCGGCAACTTCTGGCAGTGGGCGCCCTGGGTGCACCTGAAGATCGCGCTCGTGGCGTTGCTGGCGGTGCATTACGTCTGGACCGGCCGGCTGGTGATGCGCGCGAAGCGCGGCACCTTCCGCGAAAGCGACCTGTTCCTGCGCATCTTCAACGAGATCAGCGTCGTCGGCGTCATCGCGGTCCTGTGGGTCGTGGTGGTCAAGCCGTTCTGA
- a CDS encoding FAD-linked oxidase C-terminal domain-containing protein: MQMPKPDAGVISRKARIVTRLREVLPTDAVIEDEAETRAYECDALTAYRCPPLCAVLPASTEEVSAVLAICHEEGVPVVPRGSGTSLAGGALPTADSVILGVARMNEVLETDYDNRFIRVQTGRTNLSVTGAVEEEDFFYAPDPSSQLACAIAGNIAMNSGGAHCLKYGVTTNNLLGVTMVLMDGTVIELGGAHLDAGGLDLLGVVCGSEGQLGVVTEATLRILRKPEGARPVLMGFSSNEVAGECVSDIIKAGVLPVAIEFMDRPCIVACEAFAHAGYPDCEALLIVEVEGSDAEIDEQLGLILQIARRHDPVELREAKDADEAGRIWLGRKSAFGAMGQINDYMCLDGTIPVTELPRVLRRIGELSKDFGLEVANVFHAGDGNMHPLILFNANQPGELEKCERFGAEILKLCVEVGGCLTGEHGVGIEKRDLMSVQYDPADLEAQMAVKDVFDPKWLLNPAKVFPLDVSETRRAVAAE; encoded by the coding sequence ATGCAGATGCCAAAGCCGGATGCGGGCGTGATCTCGCGCAAGGCCCGGATCGTGACCCGCCTGCGCGAGGTGCTGCCCACCGACGCGGTGATCGAGGACGAGGCCGAGACCCGCGCCTACGAATGCGACGCGCTCACCGCCTATCGCTGCCCCCCGCTCTGCGCCGTGCTGCCCGCCTCGACCGAAGAGGTCTCGGCAGTGCTCGCGATCTGCCACGAGGAAGGTGTGCCGGTGGTGCCGCGCGGTTCGGGCACCTCGCTTGCCGGCGGGGCGCTGCCCACGGCGGACTCGGTGATCCTCGGCGTGGCGCGCATGAACGAAGTGCTCGAGACCGACTACGACAACCGTTTCATCCGGGTGCAGACCGGGCGCACCAACCTCAGCGTGACCGGCGCCGTCGAGGAAGAGGATTTCTTCTACGCGCCCGACCCGTCGTCGCAGCTCGCCTGCGCCATCGCAGGCAACATCGCGATGAACTCGGGCGGGGCGCATTGCCTGAAATACGGCGTGACGACGAACAACCTGCTGGGCGTGACCATGGTGCTGATGGACGGCACGGTGATCGAACTGGGTGGCGCGCATCTCGATGCCGGCGGCCTCGACCTGCTGGGCGTGGTCTGCGGCTCGGAGGGCCAGCTTGGCGTGGTGACCGAGGCGACGCTGCGCATCCTGCGCAAGCCCGAGGGCGCACGGCCCGTGCTGATGGGCTTCTCGTCGAACGAGGTCGCGGGCGAATGCGTCTCGGACATCATCAAGGCCGGCGTGCTGCCGGTGGCGATCGAGTTCATGGACCGCCCCTGCATCGTCGCCTGCGAGGCCTTTGCCCACGCCGGCTATCCCGACTGCGAGGCGCTGCTGATCGTCGAGGTCGAGGGCTCGGACGCCGAGATCGACGAGCAGCTCGGGCTGATCCTGCAGATCGCCCGCCGCCACGATCCGGTGGAGCTTCGCGAGGCGAAGGATGCCGACGAGGCCGGCCGTATCTGGCTGGGCCGCAAAAGCGCATTTGGGGCCATGGGGCAGATCAACGACTACATGTGCCTCGACGGCACGATCCCGGTGACCGAACTGCCGCGCGTGCTGCGCCGCATCGGGGAGTTGTCGAAGGACTTCGGGCTCGAGGTGGCCAATGTCTTCCACGCCGGCGACGGCAACATGCACCCGCTGATCCTGTTCAACGCCAACCAGCCCGGAGAGCTGGAGAAATGCGAACGCTTCGGGGCCGAGATCCTGAAGCTCTGCGTCGAGGTAGGCGGCTGCCTCACCGGCGAGCACGGGGTGGGCATCGAGAAGCGCGACCTGATGAGCGTGCAATACGATCCCGCCGACCTCGAGGCGCAGATGGCGGTGAAGGACGTCTTCGACCCGAAGTGGCTGCTGAACCCCGCCAAGGTGTTTCCGCTCGACGTGTCGGAGACGCGGCGCGCGGTGGCGGCGGAATGA
- a CDS encoding trypsin-like serine peptidase, with amino-acid sequence MFDVMDNRGKLLGWEAVGRLDLPGGFCTGALIARDIVLTAAHCVHDRASGQPVAAERITFRAGYHRGTEITARRVRRWVVPTAYAALMTRGEMRMTGAAVASDVALLQLESPVSAAEADPFRVHEMPAEGAVVSVASYGEGRAEVLSREPGCHVTGRFRGDVLGFDCDVTFGSSGAPVFLRENGRLRILSVISSGTGRGVAYGPSLPELVATLRGRLMQEEARPKVTAGARRITVGGNTREGIGARFVRP; translated from the coding sequence GTGTTCGACGTCATGGACAACCGGGGCAAGCTGCTTGGCTGGGAGGCGGTCGGACGGCTCGACCTGCCGGGCGGTTTCTGCACCGGGGCGCTGATCGCGCGCGACATTGTCCTCACCGCGGCCCATTGCGTCCACGACCGGGCGAGCGGTCAACCGGTGGCCGCCGAGCGCATCACCTTTCGCGCCGGGTATCACCGGGGCACCGAGATCACCGCCCGGCGGGTGCGGCGCTGGGTGGTGCCCACCGCCTACGCCGCGCTCATGACGCGGGGCGAGATGCGCATGACCGGGGCGGCCGTTGCCTCGGACGTGGCGCTGCTGCAGCTTGAAAGCCCCGTGTCGGCGGCCGAGGCCGACCCGTTCCGGGTGCACGAGATGCCGGCCGAGGGCGCGGTGGTCAGCGTCGCCTCCTACGGAGAGGGCCGCGCGGAGGTGCTGTCGCGCGAGCCCGGTTGCCACGTTACCGGCCGCTTCCGGGGCGACGTGCTCGGCTTCGACTGCGACGTGACCTTCGGCTCGTCCGGCGCGCCGGTCTTCCTGCGCGAGAATGGGCGGTTGCGCATCCTGTCGGTGATCTCGTCGGGCACCGGGCGCGGCGTGGCCTACGGCCCGAGCCTGCCGGAGCTGGTCGCCACCCTGCGGGGGCGGCTGATGCAGGAGGAGGCGCGACCGAAGGTCACCGCCGGAGCGCGGCGGATCACCGTCGGCGGCAACACCCGCGAGGGGATCGGGGCGCGCTTCGTGCGGCCCTGA
- the glcF gene encoding glycolate oxidase subunit GlcF, which translates to MQTNFTEQQLEDPGIARANEILRACVHCGFCTATCPTYQVLGDELDSPRGRIYLIKDMLENERVPDDKTVKHIDRCLSCLACMTTCPSGVHYMHLVDHARAYIETHYERPRSERALRWLLARIIPYPGRFRLALLGAKIGRPFARLLPDARLRAMLDMAPKRIPAVSRNDDPQSFAPAAPRRKRVALMTGCAQKALNTDINDATIRLLTRLGCEVVVAKGAGCCGALTHHMGREGDSHASAAANIRAWVAEMDGDGLDAIVINTSGCGTTVKDYGHMFRNDPLAEDAARISGIARDVSEVLSDLMPEAEVESRNLARSEIAGTDMPDTTGTEGTGPIRVAYHAACSLQHGQKIKTHPKALLKAAGFEVVEPADSHLCCGSAGTYNLLQPEISKQLKDRKLRTLEAKTPDVIAAGNIGCMMQIGSGTRRPVVHTVELLDWATGGPKPRAIVEAG; encoded by the coding sequence ATGCAGACCAATTTCACCGAACAGCAACTCGAGGACCCGGGCATCGCGCGCGCCAACGAGATCCTGCGTGCCTGCGTGCACTGCGGGTTCTGCACCGCCACCTGCCCGACCTACCAGGTGCTCGGCGACGAACTCGACAGCCCGCGCGGCCGCATCTACCTGATCAAGGACATGCTCGAGAACGAGCGGGTGCCCGACGACAAGACCGTCAAGCACATCGACCGTTGCCTGAGCTGCCTTGCCTGCATGACCACCTGCCCCTCGGGCGTGCATTACATGCATCTCGTCGACCACGCCCGGGCCTACATCGAGACGCATTACGAGCGCCCCCGAAGCGAGCGCGCCCTGCGCTGGCTGCTGGCGCGGATCATTCCCTATCCCGGGCGGTTCCGGCTGGCCCTGCTGGGGGCGAAGATCGGACGGCCCTTCGCCCGGCTGCTGCCCGACGCCCGGCTGCGGGCGATGCTGGACATGGCGCCGAAGCGCATCCCGGCGGTGTCGCGCAACGACGATCCGCAGAGCTTCGCGCCGGCCGCGCCGCGGCGCAAGCGGGTGGCACTGATGACCGGCTGCGCGCAGAAGGCGCTCAACACAGACATCAACGACGCGACGATCCGGCTACTCACCCGGCTCGGCTGCGAGGTGGTGGTGGCAAAGGGCGCCGGCTGCTGCGGGGCGCTCACGCACCACATGGGGCGCGAGGGAGACAGCCACGCCTCGGCGGCGGCCAACATCCGCGCCTGGGTCGCCGAAATGGACGGCGACGGGCTCGACGCCATCGTCATCAACACCAGCGGCTGTGGCACCACGGTGAAGGACTACGGCCACATGTTCCGCAACGACCCGCTGGCAGAGGATGCGGCGCGTATCTCGGGCATCGCCAGGGACGTGTCCGAGGTGCTGTCCGACCTGATGCCAGAGGCGGAGGTCGAGAGCCGCAACCTTGCCCGCAGCGAGATCGCCGGGACCGACATGCCCGACACGACCGGGACCGAGGGCACGGGACCGATCCGGGTGGCCTATCACGCCGCCTGCTCGCTGCAGCACGGGCAGAAGATCAAGACCCACCCCAAGGCGCTGCTCAAGGCCGCCGGGTTCGAGGTGGTCGAACCCGCCGACAGCCACCTTTGCTGCGGCAGCGCGGGCACCTACAACCTGCTGCAGCCCGAGATCTCGAAGCAGCTCAAGGACCGCAAGCTGCGCACGCTCGAGGCGAAGACCCCCGACGTCATCGCCGCCGGCAACATCGGCTGCATGATGCAGATCGGCTCGGGCACGCGGCGGCCCGTGGTGCACACGGTCGAGCTTCTCGACTGGGCGACCGGCGGGCCGAAGCCCCGCGCCATCGTGGAAGCGGGCTGA
- a CDS encoding FAD-binding protein, with protein sequence MRPETEAELAGMIRDAGGPLIIRGGGTRPIGRAGPGEVLETGAITGISLYEPGALTLVARAGTPVAEIEAALDAEGQRLPFEPMDHRGLLGTQGAPTLGGLAAGNVSGPRRIQAGACRDHMLGVRVVDGTGTVLRNGGRVMKNVTGYDLVKLMAGSRGTLGVLTEVALKVLPKPEAVATLILEGLSAEAAVAAMSRALGAPYDVSGAAHMPGGPDGGPATLLRVEGFADSVSYRAGQLQSLFKTQAGRIEADAGRNAALWRGVRDVAPFHGREGDVWRISCKPSDGPELAARLEAEALLFDWGGGLIWALLPSGTDAHARLGAFKGHATAVRGGGEAPAFQPEPAPVAALAAGLRARFDPRGILNPGLMA encoded by the coding sequence ATGAGACCAGAGACAGAGGCAGAGCTGGCCGGGATGATCCGCGATGCGGGCGGGCCGTTGATCATTCGCGGCGGCGGCACGCGGCCGATCGGGCGCGCGGGTCCGGGCGAGGTGCTGGAGACCGGCGCGATCACGGGGATCAGCCTCTACGAGCCGGGCGCGCTGACGCTGGTCGCGCGGGCCGGCACCCCGGTGGCCGAAATCGAGGCGGCGCTCGACGCCGAGGGACAGCGGCTGCCATTCGAGCCGATGGACCATCGCGGACTCCTGGGTACCCAGGGGGCGCCAACGCTGGGCGGGCTGGCGGCGGGCAACGTCTCGGGGCCGCGCCGGATCCAGGCCGGGGCCTGCCGCGATCACATGCTGGGCGTGCGCGTCGTCGACGGCACCGGAACGGTGCTGCGCAACGGCGGCCGGGTGATGAAGAACGTCACTGGCTACGACCTGGTGAAACTGATGGCGGGTAGCCGCGGCACGCTCGGCGTGCTGACCGAGGTGGCGCTGAAGGTTCTGCCGAAGCCCGAGGCGGTGGCGACGCTGATCCTCGAGGGGCTGTCCGCGGAGGCGGCGGTCGCGGCGATGTCGCGGGCGCTGGGCGCCCCCTACGACGTGTCGGGCGCAGCGCATATGCCCGGGGGTCCGGACGGCGGGCCGGCGACCTTGCTGCGGGTCGAGGGCTTCGCGGACTCGGTGAGTTACCGCGCCGGCCAGTTGCAGTCGCTGTTCAAGACGCAGGCGGGGCGGATCGAGGCCGACGCGGGGCGCAACGCGGCGCTGTGGCGCGGCGTGCGCGATGTGGCACCCTTCCACGGGCGGGAGGGTGACGTCTGGCGCATCTCCTGCAAGCCGTCGGACGGGCCTGAGCTTGCCGCCCGTCTCGAGGCCGAGGCCCTGCTGTTCGACTGGGGCGGCGGGCTGATCTGGGCGCTGCTGCCGTCGGGAACCGACGCCCACGCCCGGCTCGGCGCCTTCAAGGGTCATGCCACTGCCGTGCGGGGCGGCGGCGAGGCCCCGGCCTTCCAGCCCGAGCCGGCGCCCGTCGCCGCGCTTGCGGCCGGACTGCGCGCGCGGTTCGACCCGCGCGGCATCCTCAACCCCGGGCTGATGGCATGA
- a CDS encoding DUF2794 domain-containing protein yields the protein MNSLTPFPGPGHAQDVVSFHRTELNVILSLYGRMVAAGEWRDYGISSLRDVAVFSVFRRTAEHPLYRIEKRPKLRNRQGQYAVITMEGQVLKRGHDLRTVLRVLERKLIRAVD from the coding sequence ATGAACAGCCTTACGCCTTTTCCGGGACCCGGCCACGCTCAGGACGTGGTCTCGTTTCACCGGACGGAGCTGAACGTCATCCTCTCGCTCTACGGCCGCATGGTCGCGGCCGGGGAATGGCGCGATTACGGAATCTCCAGCCTGCGCGACGTCGCGGTCTTCTCGGTGTTTCGCCGCACCGCCGAACATCCGCTCTACCGCATCGAGAAACGCCCCAAGCTGCGCAACAGGCAGGGCCAGTATGCCGTCATCACGATGGAGGGGCAGGTCCTGAAACGCGGCCATGACCTGCGCACCGTGCTGCGGGTACTCGAGCGCAAGCTGATCCGGGCGGTGGACTGA
- a CDS encoding DMT family transporter, producing the protein MTPLRGIALKLASVVLFVGMAALIKAGSAEVPTGQAVFFRSFFALPVILVWLIWRGDLSTGLRVRDPMLHFLRGIIGVSAMGCNFAALGLLPLPEVTALGYAAPLLTVIFAALMLGERVRIFRLSAVFVGLFGVGLVMWPLLTVSEVNGMVLTGIGFVMTSAVLRALSQIHIRRMVATEQTSAIVFYFSLTSTVLALLTLPFGWVIPTGGTAAMLVAAGLIGGVAQICITSAYRGAEAALLAPFDYASILFAILIGYIFFDEVPTVMMLLGSSVVIFSGIAIILRERYLGLKRHRARPSMTPQG; encoded by the coding sequence ATGACACCCTTGCGCGGCATTGCGCTGAAACTCGCCTCCGTCGTCCTCTTCGTCGGGATGGCCGCGCTCATCAAGGCCGGCTCGGCCGAAGTTCCCACCGGACAGGCGGTTTTCTTCCGCTCCTTCTTCGCCCTTCCGGTGATCCTTGTCTGGCTGATCTGGCGTGGTGACCTGTCCACCGGCCTGCGCGTCCGGGACCCCATGCTGCACTTCCTGCGCGGCATCATCGGGGTCTCGGCCATGGGCTGCAACTTCGCCGCCCTCGGCCTGCTCCCCCTGCCCGAGGTCACCGCGCTTGGCTACGCGGCGCCGCTGCTGACGGTGATCTTCGCCGCGCTGATGCTGGGTGAAAGGGTCCGGATCTTCCGGCTTTCGGCCGTGTTCGTGGGCCTGTTCGGCGTCGGGCTGGTCATGTGGCCGCTGCTCACGGTGTCCGAGGTCAACGGCATGGTGCTGACCGGGATCGGCTTCGTGATGACCTCGGCCGTCTTGCGCGCGCTGTCGCAGATTCACATCCGCCGCATGGTCGCGACCGAGCAGACCTCGGCGATCGTCTTCTACTTCTCGCTCACCTCGACGGTTCTGGCGCTGCTCACCCTGCCCTTCGGCTGGGTCATCCCGACCGGCGGCACGGCGGCGATGCTGGTGGCGGCCGGGCTGATCGGCGGGGTCGCGCAGATCTGCATCACCTCGGCCTACCGCGGTGCCGAGGCGGCGCTGCTTGCGCCCTTCGATTATGCCTCGATCCTCTTCGCGATCCTGATCGGCTACATCTTCTTCGACGAGGTGCCGACCGTGATGATGCTGCTCGGCTCGTCGGTGGTCATCTTCTCGGGCATCGCGATCATCCTGCGCGAACGTTACCTCGGGCTGAAGCGTCACCGCGCCCGGCCGAGCATGACCCCGCAGGGCTGA
- a CDS encoding Hint domain-containing protein, which produces MELKTGRCDGAPRIFPARRLRSSEPCNALVAGTVVLTLDGALPVEHLAPGDRVITRDSGTAVLARVVCDNRRTDLVAIRAGTLGTRRPDRNMVLPAGQDVLLRDWRARLLFGAARALVPADRLADGLFVRKIGRHDVALVELRFDAPHILYGDGLELAAAHPVAGPG; this is translated from the coding sequence ATGGAGTTGAAAACGGGCCGTTGCGACGGCGCCCCCCGCATTTTCCCGGCGCGGCGCTTGAGGTCGTCGGAGCCCTGCAACGCGCTTGTTGCGGGCACGGTCGTGCTCACGCTCGACGGGGCGCTTCCGGTGGAGCACCTCGCGCCCGGCGACCGGGTGATCACCCGCGACAGCGGCACGGCGGTGCTGGCGCGGGTGGTGTGCGATAACCGGCGTACGGATCTCGTCGCCATCCGCGCCGGTACGCTGGGCACGCGCCGCCCCGACAGGAACATGGTGCTGCCCGCCGGGCAGGATGTGCTGCTGCGTGACTGGCGGGCGAGGCTTCTCTTCGGGGCGGCCCGCGCCCTTGTGCCGGCGGACCGGCTTGCGGACGGTCTCTTCGTCCGCAAGATCGGCAGGCATGATGTCGCGCTGGTCGAGCTGCGGTTCGACGCCCCGCATATCCTCTATGGCGACGGGCTCGAACTGGCCGCGGCGCATCCGGTCGCGGGGCCGGGCTGA
- a CDS encoding Hsp20 family protein gives MRHFDFAPLYRATVGFDQIADLMDRALSSDVAQPSYPPYNIEKTADDAWRISIAVAGFSDADLSVELKEHQLIVAARKAEEDEGRTYLHRGIATRAFERRFTLADHVRVEGATHENGMLHIDLRREIPEALKPRRIEIARGTERPAIGTDVTRDKTVN, from the coding sequence ATGCGACACTTCGATTTCGCACCGCTTTACCGCGCAACCGTCGGTTTCGACCAGATCGCCGACCTGATGGACCGGGCGCTGTCCAGCGACGTGGCCCAGCCCAGCTATCCCCCTTACAACATCGAGAAGACCGCGGATGACGCCTGGCGCATCTCGATCGCCGTTGCCGGCTTCTCGGACGCCGACCTCTCGGTCGAGCTGAAGGAGCACCAGCTGATCGTCGCGGCCCGGAAGGCCGAGGAGGACGAGGGCCGCACCTACCTGCATCGCGGCATCGCCACCCGCGCCTTCGAGCGCCGCTTCACGCTGGCCGACCATGTCCGCGTCGAGGGCGCCACGCATGAGAACGGCATGCTGCACATCGACCTTCGGCGCGAGATCCCCGAGGCGCTGAAACCGCGCCGCATCGAGATCGCCCGCGGCACCGAGCGCCCGGCGATCGGGACGGACGTGACCCGCGACAAGACGGTGAACTGA